A section of the Rhodobacter sp. genome encodes:
- a CDS encoding cytochrome C has protein sequence MMKIVALSAVAAVSLGASATTAFAGDAAAGEALWRNCRSCHSITAPDGTVIQRGGRTGPNLYGLSGRAVGSQDGFRYSQLMQDYAATGAVWTEDLFTQYVADPNAFLHAQLGIDSGRAGMNFRLASGAEDMWAYLESVSN, from the coding sequence ATGATGAAAATCGTTGCCCTGTCCGCCGTTGCGGCCGTTTCGCTGGGGGCTTCGGCCACCACCGCCTTCGCCGGCGATGCCGCGGCCGGGGAGGCCCTGTGGCGCAACTGCCGGAGCTGCCATTCCATCACCGCCCCCGACGGGACCGTGATCCAGCGCGGCGGCCGCACCGGGCCCAACCTCTACGGCCTGTCGGGACGCGCCGTCGGCTCGCAGGACGGGTTCCGCTACAGCCAGCTGATGCAGGATTACGCCGCCACCGGCGCGGTCTGGACCGAAGACCTGTTCACCCAGTATGTCGCCGATCCCAACGCGTTCCTGCACGCGCAACTCGGTATCGACAGCGGGCGCGCGGGGATGAACTTCCGCCTCGCCTCGGGGGCCGAGGACATGTGGGCCTATCTGGAAAGCGTCTCGAACTGA
- a CDS encoding 6,7-dimethyl-8-ribityllumazine synthase, producing the protein MAGASHYSLPLPAFDKLVKVLIVVAPYYRDIADNLIAGAKATLEQAGATWELIEVPGALEVPAAIGQAWRMANFDGFVALGCVIRGETTHYDTVCNDSSRGLTLLGLQGACLGNGILTVETYDQAAVRADPADQNKGGGAAAAALHLIALQRRWGGARGNVGFRPAGDQTIQLAQGGDRA; encoded by the coding sequence ATGGCCGGAGCCAGCCACTATTCCCTGCCCCTTCCCGCCTTTGACAAACTCGTCAAGGTCCTGATCGTCGTCGCCCCTTATTATCGCGACATCGCCGACAACCTGATCGCCGGGGCCAAGGCCACGCTCGAACAGGCCGGCGCGACCTGGGAGCTGATCGAGGTTCCCGGCGCGCTCGAGGTTCCCGCCGCCATCGGCCAGGCCTGGCGCATGGCCAATTTCGACGGGTTCGTGGCGCTGGGTTGCGTGATCCGCGGCGAGACCACTCATTACGACACGGTCTGCAACGACAGCTCGCGCGGCCTGACGCTGCTGGGGCTGCAAGGCGCGTGCCTGGGCAACGGCATCCTGACGGTGGAAACCTACGACCAGGCCGCGGTCCGCGCCGATCCCGCCGATCAGAACAAGGGCGGCGGCGCGGCGGCGGCGGCGCTGCACCTGATCGCGCTGCAACGGCGCTGGGGCGGCGCGCGGGGCAACGTGGGCTTCCGCCCGGCCGGCGACCAGACCATCCAGCTTGCACAAGGGGGCGACCGGGCATGA
- a CDS encoding tRNA-binding protein produces the protein MISFDDFLKVDIRAGTVIAVDDFPQARKPAWKLTVDFGPEVGVKRSSAQITAHYGKDDLLGRQVLAVVNFPPRQIGPFLSEVLVLGLHDAADAVVVIGPERAVPNGARMC, from the coding sequence ATGATTTCCTTCGACGATTTCCTCAAGGTCGATATCCGCGCCGGCACCGTGATCGCGGTCGACGACTTCCCCCAGGCGCGCAAACCCGCCTGGAAGCTGACCGTCGATTTCGGCCCCGAAGTCGGCGTCAAACGCTCGTCCGCGCAGATCACCGCGCATTACGGCAAGGACGATCTTCTGGGCCGTCAGGTGCTGGCCGTGGTCAACTTTCCGCCGCGCCAGATCGGCCCTTTCCTGTCCGAAGTTCTGGTGCTGGGCCTGCACGATGCCGCCGACGCGGTGGTGGTGATCGGGCCCGAGCGCGCGGTGCCGAACGGCGCGCGGATGTGCTGA
- the nusB gene encoding transcription antitermination factor NusB, giving the protein MSGSTDAKRALRSAARFYAVQALFQMESSGQTVDKVRAEFETYRIGAEGDEETWVEADLALFRTLLDKAVDQQATIDQMTDRALVAKWPIARIDPTLRALFRAAGAELVETATPPRVVITEYVQLAQAFFPEGRESKFVNAVLDHMAREARPEAF; this is encoded by the coding sequence ATGAGCGGCAGCACCGACGCCAAACGCGCGCTGCGCTCGGCCGCACGCTTCTACGCGGTGCAGGCGCTGTTCCAGATGGAAAGCTCGGGCCAGACCGTGGACAAGGTCCGCGCCGAGTTCGAAACCTATCGGATCGGCGCCGAGGGCGACGAGGAAACCTGGGTCGAGGCCGATCTGGCGCTGTTCCGCACGCTCTTGGACAAGGCCGTCGATCAGCAGGCGACGATCGACCAGATGACCGACCGCGCGCTGGTCGCGAAATGGCCGATCGCGCGAATCGACCCGACGCTGCGCGCGCTGTTCCGCGCGGCCGGGGCGGAACTGGTGGAAACCGCCACGCCGCCGCGGGTCGTCATCACCGAATACGTGCAACTCGCGCAGGCCTTTTTCCCTGAGGGGCGCGAATCGAAATTCGTGAACGCGGTCCTCGACCACATGGCGCGCGAGGCCCGGCCCGAGGCGTTCTGA
- a CDS encoding ABC transporter permease, which yields MGARRFGRMNWVGMATLARREVKRFLAVWQQTVAAPLVTAGLFIGIFSLAMGGNRAPVMGVPFVAFLAPGILMMSVIQNAFANTSSSLVGAKVMGNIVDTLMPPLSPAEIVTGYLAGGIARGLLVAAVIVLAVGLALGLWPAHPLWLLAITVIGGAMLGALGIAAGILAAKFDQIAAVTNFIVTPLSFLSGTFYSTAAMPPVMATLSHLNPIFYLIDGARFAYLGQSDAAPALGLAVTAGVALALSVLCWAWIKSGFRLKP from the coding sequence ATGGGCGCACGCCGTTTCGGCCGGATGAACTGGGTCGGCATGGCGACGCTCGCGCGGCGCGAAGTGAAACGGTTCCTTGCCGTCTGGCAGCAGACCGTCGCCGCGCCGCTGGTCACCGCGGGGCTGTTCATCGGCATCTTCTCGCTGGCGATGGGGGGCAACCGCGCGCCGGTCATGGGGGTGCCCTTTGTCGCCTTTCTGGCGCCCGGTATCCTGATGATGTCGGTGATCCAGAACGCTTTTGCCAACACCTCGTCGTCGCTGGTCGGGGCAAAGGTCATGGGCAACATCGTGGACACGCTGATGCCGCCGCTGTCCCCGGCCGAGATCGTTACGGGCTACCTGGCCGGCGGCATCGCGCGCGGGTTGCTTGTCGCGGCGGTGATCGTGCTGGCGGTCGGCCTGGCGCTGGGGCTGTGGCCGGCCCATCCGCTGTGGTTGCTGGCGATCACGGTGATCGGCGGCGCGATGCTGGGCGCGCTGGGGATCGCCGCCGGCATCCTGGCGGCCAAGTTCGACCAGATCGCTGCCGTCACCAATTTCATCGTCACGCCGCTGTCGTTCCTGTCGGGGACGTTCTATTCCACCGCCGCGATGCCGCCCGTCATGGCGACGCTCAGCCATCTGAACCCGATCTTCTACCTGATCGACGGCGCGCGCTTTGCCTATCTGGGTCAATCCGACGCGGCGCCCGCCCTGGGGCTGGCGGTGACTGCGGGTGTCGCGTTGGCCTTGTCGGTTCTGTGCTGGGCGTGGATCAAAAGCGGATTCCGGCTCAAGCCGTGA
- the cadA gene encoding cadmium-translocating P-type ATPase yields MRFDPGLALTAATVAGLGLAALGRWALDSAMIEGPGLALAYLAGGVPAALTALRELRTRRILDIDLLMVTAALAALAVGAALEGAVLLALFSISNTLEDRAMGRARRAVEALMALRPETAFLVTADGVVEVPVATLSAGDTVVLRPGARVPVDGVIASGDGSLDESTITGESMPVHKAAGAPVFEATVNLNGVLQVTVTRAMADSTVARMIALVTEAQAAKAPSERFSDWFGQRYTLLVLIGAGLALAGFLALGWGWNDALYRAATLLVAASPCAVVISVPAAILSALGAAARGGVLFKGGAALETLAEVRAFAFDKTGTLTTGKAEVTGLWAAEGDPDAVLRLLAGIEAQSEHPIGLAVRAEALRRALTPIEVTEVHTTPSEGIEGRDPEGALWAGNARMATRQGAGLAHPPALAEGAQTLVLLGRGSRLLGAVTVADRPRDSARAGLAALRSSGVARRAMMTGDRRAVALRIGAELGLTEDEIHADLLPGDKVRLVADLARDGKVAFVGDGVNDAAALARADVGIAMGAAGSEVALQAADVALLSDDMTRLAAAHRLARRTARVIRQNLAFALGAMAILVTAGLIWELPLPLAVLGHEGGTLLVVMNGLRLLADPIRADRGAARTASRD; encoded by the coding sequence ATGCGATTTGATCCAGGGCTTGCGCTAACCGCGGCGACCGTGGCGGGGCTGGGTCTGGCGGCGCTGGGCCGCTGGGCGCTGGACAGCGCGATGATCGAGGGGCCGGGCCTGGCGCTGGCCTATCTGGCGGGTGGGGTCCCGGCGGCGCTGACGGCGCTGCGCGAATTGCGCACGCGCCGCATTCTGGACATCGACCTGTTGATGGTCACCGCCGCGCTGGCCGCGCTGGCGGTCGGCGCGGCGCTGGAGGGGGCGGTGCTGCTGGCGCTGTTCTCGATCTCGAACACGCTGGAAGACCGCGCCATGGGCCGGGCCCGCCGCGCGGTCGAGGCGCTGATGGCGCTGCGCCCCGAGACCGCCTTTCTGGTCACCGCCGACGGCGTCGTCGAGGTTCCCGTCGCGACCTTGAGCGCGGGCGACACGGTGGTGCTGCGCCCCGGGGCGCGGGTGCCGGTGGACGGGGTGATCGCCTCGGGCGACGGGTCGCTCGACGAAAGCACGATCACCGGCGAATCGATGCCCGTGCACAAGGCCGCCGGCGCGCCGGTGTTCGAGGCGACGGTGAACCTGAACGGCGTGTTGCAGGTCACCGTGACGCGCGCGATGGCCGATTCGACCGTCGCCCGGATGATCGCCCTGGTGACCGAGGCCCAGGCCGCCAAGGCCCCGTCCGAGCGTTTCAGCGATTGGTTCGGCCAACGCTACACGCTGCTGGTGCTGATCGGCGCGGGGCTGGCACTGGCCGGGTTTCTGGCGCTGGGCTGGGGCTGGAACGACGCGCTTTACAGGGCGGCGACGCTGCTGGTCGCGGCCAGCCCCTGCGCGGTGGTGATCTCGGTTCCGGCGGCGATCCTGTCGGCCCTGGGCGCGGCGGCCCGCGGCGGCGTGCTGTTCAAGGGGGGCGCGGCGCTGGAAACCCTGGCCGAGGTGCGGGCCTTTGCCTTTGACAAGACCGGCACGCTGACCACCGGCAAGGCCGAGGTGACGGGCCTGTGGGCGGCCGAGGGCGACCCCGACGCGGTGCTGCGTCTGCTGGCCGGGATCGAGGCCCAGTCCGAGCACCCGATCGGGCTGGCCGTCCGCGCCGAGGCCCTGCGACGCGCGCTGACCCCGATTGAGGTGACCGAGGTCCACACGACCCCCAGCGAAGGGATCGAGGGGCGTGACCCCGAGGGTGCGCTGTGGGCCGGAAACGCGCGGATGGCGACGCGTCAGGGCGCCGGACTTGCCCACCCGCCGGCCCTGGCCGAGGGGGCCCAGACGCTGGTGTTGCTGGGGCGCGGATCACGGCTGCTGGGGGCGGTGACGGTCGCCGACCGCCCGCGCGACAGCGCCCGGGCCGGGCTGGCGGCGCTGCGATCCTCGGGCGTGGCCCGGCGGGCGATGATGACGGGCGACCGGCGCGCGGTGGCGCTGCGAATCGGCGCCGAACTGGGCCTGACCGAGGACGAGATCCACGCCGACCTGCTGCCCGGCGACAAGGTCCGTCTGGTGGCCGACCTGGCCCGCGACGGCAAGGTCGCCTTTGTCGGTGACGGCGTGAACGACGCGGCCGCGTTGGCGCGCGCCGATGTCGGCATCGCGATGGGCGCGGCCGGGTCCGAGGTGGCGCTTCAGGCAGCCGACGTCGCGCTTCTGTCCGACGACATGACCCGCCTCGCCGCGGCGCATCGGCTGGCCCGCCGCACCGCCCGCGTGATCCGCCAGAACCTGGCCTTCGCGCTGGGGGCGATGGCGATTCTGGTCACCGCCGGGCTGATCTGGGAACTGCCCCTGCCGCTGGCCGTGCTCGGCCACGAGGGGGGCACGCTTCTGGTGGTGATGAACGGGCTCAGGTTGCTTGCGGACCCGATCCGCGCCGACCGGGGCGCCGCTAGAACCGCGTCCAGGGATTGA
- a CDS encoding pyrroline-5-carboxylate reductase gives MDMRDIAQRGIVLLGCGKMGSALLEGWLKTGLPVASVHVLEPAPSDWLKATGVHLNGPLPATPAMALLAVKPQMMGAALPRLQALGGGGTVFVSIAAGTSLQAIEDALGVGTPVVRVMPNTPAAVGRGISALIGNARVSPDALALAQQLMAAVGETVLLDSESQMDAVTAVSGSGPAYVFHLIEALAAAGVAQGLPEEMATRLARATVCGAGELAHQSPESAAQLRINVTSPGGTTAAALGVLMNETDGFAPLLARAVQAAADRSRELGQ, from the coding sequence ATGGACATGCGCGACATCGCCCAGCGGGGGATTGTGCTGCTGGGCTGCGGCAAGATGGGCTCGGCCCTGCTCGAGGGCTGGCTGAAAACGGGGCTTCCGGTGGCGTCGGTGCATGTTCTCGAACCTGCGCCGTCGGACTGGTTGAAAGCGACCGGCGTGCATCTGAACGGCCCGCTGCCGGCGACGCCGGCCATGGCGCTGTTGGCGGTGAAGCCGCAGATGATGGGCGCGGCATTGCCCAGGCTACAGGCGCTGGGGGGCGGGGGCACGGTCTTTGTGTCGATCGCCGCGGGCACGTCCTTGCAAGCCATCGAAGACGCGCTTGGCGTGGGCACGCCCGTGGTGCGGGTCATGCCCAATACGCCAGCCGCCGTCGGGCGCGGGATCTCGGCGCTGATCGGCAATGCGCGGGTCAGCCCGGACGCGCTGGCGCTGGCGCAGCAATTGATGGCCGCCGTGGGCGAGACCGTGCTGCTGGACTCCGAATCGCAGATGGATGCGGTGACCGCGGTGTCGGGCTCGGGTCCCGCCTATGTGTTCCACCTGATCGAGGCCCTGGCCGCCGCCGGCGTCGCGCAGGGCCTGCCCGAGGAGATGGCCACGCGGCTGGCGAGGGCGACGGTCTGCGGGGCCGGCGAACTGGCGCACCAATCGCCGGAAAGCGCCGCCCAGCTCAGGATCAACGTCACCTCGCCGGGCGGCACCACCGCGGCTGCGCTGGGCGTGCTGATGAACGAAACCGACGGGTTCGCGCCCCTGCTGGCCCGGGCGGTGCAGGCCGCCGCCGACCGCTCGCGGGAGCTGGGGCAATGA
- a CDS encoding MmcB family DNA repair protein, with product MPDDLLLPGQRLTRGVARLLRSHDFATLDEVAPRPGLRADVMALGPGGEIWIVECKSSRADFQSDRKWQGYLEWCDRYFWAVPADFPVDILPRDVAGLIRADDWFGEIVAMAPDRPLAAARRKALTLRFARMAALRHHAMRDPRP from the coding sequence GATCTGCTTCTGCCCGGTCAACGGCTGACGCGCGGCGTTGCCCGCCTGCTGCGCAGCCACGATTTCGCCACCCTCGACGAGGTGGCGCCGCGCCCTGGACTCAGGGCCGATGTGATGGCTCTGGGTCCAGGCGGCGAAATCTGGATCGTCGAATGCAAATCCTCGCGCGCGGATTTTCAGTCGGACCGCAAATGGCAAGGCTATCTGGAATGGTGCGACCGCTATTTCTGGGCGGTGCCGGCGGATTTCCCGGTCGATATCCTGCCGCGCGACGTGGCCGGGCTGATCCGCGCCGACGACTGGTTCGGCGAGATCGTCGCCATGGCCCCCGACCGGCCGCTGGCCGCCGCACGGCGCAAGGCCCTGACGCTGCGCTTTGCACGGATGGCCGCGCTCAGGCATCACGCGATGCGCGACCCGCGCCCCTAG
- the ribB gene encoding 3,4-dihydroxy-2-butanone-4-phosphate synthase → MDYEKPGPVEENWRDAISTIEEIIDEARNGRMFVLVDHEDRENEGDLVIPAQMATPEAINFMATHGRGLICLSLPGHRIDALGLPLMSTNNASRHETAFTVSIEAREGVTTGISAYDRARTVAVAIDPSKTGADIATPGHIFPLRAREGGVLVRAGHTEAAVDIARLAGLNASGVICEIMKDDGEMARLPDLVAFAQKHNLKIGTISDLIAYRRRHDNLVRESAQRAVTSVHGGDWSLRVFTDQTQGAEHIVLAMGDLTTDAPVLVRMHAMNPLEDVLGIGAGHAGDLKGAMKLIAAEGRGVVVLLRDTQMKLDLDEHGAPRILRQYGLGAQILAALGLHRITLVTNSPTPRVVGLDAYGLAIAGTRPIPKE, encoded by the coding sequence ATGGATTACGAAAAGCCCGGCCCGGTCGAAGAGAACTGGCGCGACGCAATCTCGACGATCGAGGAGATCATCGACGAGGCCCGCAACGGACGCATGTTCGTGCTGGTGGACCACGAGGACCGCGAGAACGAGGGCGATCTGGTGATCCCCGCGCAGATGGCCACGCCCGAGGCGATCAACTTCATGGCGACCCACGGTCGCGGGCTGATCTGCCTGTCGCTGCCCGGGCACCGGATCGACGCGCTGGGCCTGCCGCTGATGTCCACCAACAACGCCTCGCGTCACGAGACCGCCTTTACCGTTTCGATCGAGGCGCGCGAGGGCGTGACCACCGGCATTTCCGCCTATGACCGCGCCCGCACCGTCGCCGTCGCCATCGACCCGTCCAAGACCGGCGCCGACATCGCCACGCCCGGGCACATCTTCCCGCTGCGCGCGCGCGAGGGCGGCGTGCTGGTGCGCGCCGGCCATACCGAGGCCGCGGTGGACATCGCGCGGCTGGCCGGGCTCAACGCCTCGGGTGTGATCTGCGAGATCATGAAGGACGACGGCGAGATGGCGCGCCTGCCCGACCTGGTGGCCTTTGCGCAAAAGCACAATCTCAAGATCGGCACGATCAGCGACCTGATCGCCTATCGCCGCCGCCACGACAACCTGGTGCGCGAAAGTGCCCAGCGTGCGGTGACGTCGGTGCATGGCGGCGACTGGTCGCTGCGGGTCTTCACCGACCAGACCCAGGGCGCGGAACACATCGTCCTGGCGATGGGCGACCTGACCACGGACGCGCCGGTGCTGGTGCGGATGCACGCGATGAACCCGCTCGAGGACGTTCTGGGCATCGGCGCGGGCCACGCGGGGGACCTCAAGGGCGCGATGAAGCTGATCGCGGCCGAGGGGCGCGGCGTCGTGGTGCTCTTGCGCGACACGCAGATGAAGCTCGATCTCGATGAACACGGCGCGCCCCGCATCCTGCGCCAATACGGCCTGGGCGCGCAGATCCTGGCGGCGCTGGGCTTGCACCGCATCACGCTGGTGACGAACTCGCCCACCCCGCGCGTCGTGGGCCTGGACGCCTACGGGCTGGCCATCGCCGGCACCCGCCCCATCCCCAAGGAGTGA
- a CDS encoding D-glycerate dehydrogenase, giving the protein MRLFIARPLPDAVLDAARAAFDVTVRPSNAPMSDAEMIAALTGYDVVLPTLGDRFQAPIFAACTPRARLLANFGVGYNHIDVAAARAAGLQVTNTPGAVTDATADIALALMLMSARRAAEGERLVRSGRWEGWHPTQMLGLHLTGKTLGIVGMGRIGQAIARRAHFGFDMRVLYHTRSPRAVPGAQPVDSLLALMDQSDVVVVAVPAAPSTHHLIGARELAAMRPHAHLVNIARGDIVDEAALIAALRERRIAGAGLDVYEFEPRVPEALRQLDNVTLLPHLGTAALEVRTQMGLMAVANARAFQRGEPLPNPV; this is encoded by the coding sequence ATGCGGCTCTTCATCGCGCGCCCTCTGCCCGATGCCGTGCTCGACGCCGCCCGCGCGGCCTTCGACGTCACGGTGCGCCCTTCGAACGCACCGATGAGCGATGCCGAAATGATCGCCGCGCTGACCGGCTACGATGTGGTGCTGCCGACGCTGGGCGACCGGTTCCAGGCCCCGATCTTTGCCGCCTGCACGCCCCGGGCGCGCCTGCTGGCCAATTTCGGCGTAGGCTACAACCACATCGACGTGGCGGCAGCGCGGGCGGCGGGGCTTCAGGTCACGAACACCCCGGGCGCGGTGACCGACGCGACCGCCGACATCGCCCTTGCGCTGATGCTGATGAGCGCCCGCCGCGCGGCCGAGGGCGAGCGCCTCGTGCGCTCGGGCCGGTGGGAGGGCTGGCACCCCACCCAGATGCTGGGCCTGCACCTGACGGGCAAGACGCTGGGGATCGTCGGCATGGGGCGGATCGGGCAGGCGATCGCCAGGAGGGCGCATTTCGGCTTCGACATGCGCGTGCTCTACCACACCCGCAGCCCGCGCGCGGTGCCTGGCGCGCAGCCCGTGGACAGCCTGCTGGCGCTGATGGACCAGTCGGACGTGGTGGTGGTCGCGGTGCCCGCCGCACCCTCGACCCACCATCTGATCGGCGCGCGGGAACTGGCGGCAATGCGGCCTCACGCGCATCTGGTCAACATCGCGCGCGGCGATATCGTGGACGAAGCGGCGCTGATCGCCGCGCTTCGGGAACGGCGCATCGCCGGAGCCGGGCTCGACGTCTACGAATTCGAACCCCGTGTCCCCGAGGCCCTGCGCCAACTCGACAATGTCACGCTTCTGCCCCACCTCGGCACGGCGGCGCTCGAGGTCCGCACGCAGATGGGCCTCATGGCGGTGGCCAACGCGCGCGCCTTCCAACGCGGCGAGCCGCTGCCGAACCCGGTCTGA
- a CDS encoding GntR family transcriptional regulator: MNRIEPLQALAADQAHARFVAALRTGRLPSSSFFSMSDLIAILGFPLASVREAVKRAEALGFVEILPKRGVRVMDAGSDRTRACLDLRAVLDSEGARRLIARGGGPALAALRRDHEALLACVANGTGAGPDQPLSARAIAVDLSLHDLLAEALDNPLLQDSYEANRTRVAIIQRTRPFLADRIASAMQEHLVILDALDSGDAVAAVAGIDHHFRQTLRWWGVSD, from the coding sequence ATGAACCGGATCGAGCCTTTGCAGGCCCTGGCGGCGGATCAGGCCCACGCGCGCTTTGTCGCCGCGCTGCGCACCGGGCGCCTGCCGTCGAGTTCCTTCTTTTCCATGTCGGACCTGATCGCGATCCTGGGCTTTCCGCTCGCCTCGGTGCGCGAGGCCGTCAAACGGGCCGAGGCGCTGGGTTTCGTCGAGATTCTGCCAAAGCGGGGTGTGCGGGTGATGGATGCGGGCAGCGACCGGACGCGCGCCTGTCTGGACCTGCGCGCGGTGCTGGACAGCGAGGGCGCGCGCCGCCTGATCGCGCGGGGGGGCGGGCCGGCGTTGGCGGCGCTGCGCCGCGACCACGAGGCGTTGCTGGCCTGCGTCGCCAACGGCACCGGAGCGGGGCCGGATCAACCCTTGTCCGCGCGCGCCATCGCGGTGGATCTCAGCCTGCACGACCTCCTGGCCGAGGCATTGGACAATCCGCTGCTGCAAGACAGCTACGAGGCCAACCGGACCCGGGTGGCGATCATCCAGCGCACGCGCCCCTTCCTGGCCGACCGGATCGCCTCGGCCATGCAGGAACACCTGGTCATCCTGGATGCGCTGGATTCGGGCGATGCCGTGGCGGCCGTGGCCGGTATCGACCACCATTTCCGCCAGACCCTGCGCTGGTGGGGCGTCAGCGACTGA
- a CDS encoding NCS1 family nucleobase:cation symporter-1, with protein sequence MAHEDLTVAAHDRALYNEDLAPIPHDRRKWGSFEIFNVWNNDIQSLFGYTLAASLFISYGLNGWWTLAAIVLSGVFVMILVNLTGRPSVRYGVPYAVMARASMGVTGARFPATIRGIVAIFWYGAQTYFASTAVSLMLSSLLGLSGDGATVLGMTGIDWISYVLVALFQIGLFMMGIEWVGKFLNWAGPFVYAVMIALALMIWWKAGNGLFTEIGNIFQANEAEATRGPVMAFIAIVGTMIAYFAAVVINFGDFARFVQTEGQMRRGNFWGLPVSMAFFSFIALFITAGTVVLFGEKLTNPADIVARVDNLGLTVIAALTFFAATVGINLVANFIPAAYDMANLAPSRISARSGGIIAAVIAFVIGALWVSVISQIGIAKFVDTLGATLAPLYGILVADYYLVRRGKLNVQDLFSASPEGAYHYANGWNKAAIGAFALAAIFSLATVWVPALGALSGFGWVIGAVLGGLLHVIFMRRAAQPQG encoded by the coding sequence ATGGCCCACGAGGACCTGACTGTCGCGGCGCACGATCGCGCGCTCTACAACGAAGACCTTGCCCCCATACCGCACGACCGGCGCAAATGGGGCAGTTTCGAGATCTTCAACGTCTGGAACAACGACATCCAGAGCCTGTTCGGCTACACGCTGGCGGCCTCGTTGTTCATATCCTACGGCCTGAACGGCTGGTGGACGCTGGCGGCGATCGTGCTGTCGGGCGTGTTCGTGATGATCCTGGTGAACCTGACCGGGCGCCCTTCGGTGCGCTACGGGGTCCCCTATGCGGTCATGGCGCGGGCGTCGATGGGGGTAACGGGCGCACGGTTTCCGGCCACGATCCGGGGCATCGTCGCGATCTTCTGGTATGGCGCGCAGACCTATTTCGCCTCGACCGCGGTGTCGCTGATGCTGTCGTCGCTGCTGGGGCTTTCGGGCGATGGCGCGACCGTTCTGGGCATGACGGGAATCGACTGGATCTCGTATGTGCTGGTGGCGCTGTTCCAGATCGGCCTGTTCATGATGGGCATCGAATGGGTCGGCAAGTTCCTGAACTGGGCCGGGCCCTTCGTCTACGCGGTGATGATCGCGCTGGCGCTGATGATCTGGTGGAAAGCGGGCAACGGCCTGTTCACCGAGATCGGCAACATCTTTCAAGCCAACGAAGCGGAAGCGACGCGCGGCCCGGTCATGGCCTTCATCGCCATCGTCGGCACGATGATCGCCTATTTCGCGGCGGTGGTCATCAACTTCGGCGACTTCGCCCGCTTCGTGCAGACCGAGGGTCAGATGCGGCGCGGCAACTTCTGGGGGCTGCCGGTGTCGATGGCCTTCTTCTCGTTCATTGCGCTGTTCATCACGGCCGGCACGGTGGTGCTGTTCGGGGAAAAGCTGACCAACCCGGCCGACATCGTCGCTCGGGTGGACAATCTGGGCCTGACGGTGATCGCCGCGCTGACCTTCTTTGCCGCGACCGTCGGCATCAACCTGGTCGCCAACTTCATCCCGGCGGCCTATGACATGGCGAACCTTGCGCCGTCGCGGATCAGCGCGCGCAGCGGCGGCATCATCGCGGCGGTCATCGCCTTTGTCATCGGCGCCCTGTGGGTTTCGGTCATCTCGCAGATCGGCATCGCCAAGTTCGTCGATACGCTGGGCGCGACGCTGGCACCGCTCTATGGCATCCTGGTGGCGGACTACTACCTGGTGCGCCGCGGAAAGCTGAACGTGCAGGACCTGTTCTCGGCCAGCCCCGAGGGGGCCTATCACTATGCCAACGGCTGGAACAAGGCGGCGATCGGCGCCTTTGCGCTGGCGGCGATCTTCTCGCTGGCGACGGTGTGGGTTCCGGCGCTTGGGGCCCTGTCGGGCTTTGGCTGGGTGATCGGCGCGGTGCTGGGCGGCCTGCTGCACGTCATCTTCATGCGCCGCGCGGCGCAGCCCCAGGGCTGA
- a CDS encoding YbjN domain-containing protein: MPLVEDHLLTAEIHPIDIVETLAEFRAWDFDRVADDQIAMSVEGQWRSYSLTLAWSGADETLRLICTYDMEPPTDRMAEVYEILNLANDLVWSGGFTYWAQQNLMVWRYGLLLSGAQIAAPEQIDQMIQAAVAACERFYPAFQLVAWADRAPDEALKLAIAQAYGRA, from the coding sequence ATGCCCCTCGTCGAGGACCACCTGCTGACCGCCGAGATCCATCCGATCGACATCGTCGAGACCCTGGCCGAATTTCGCGCCTGGGATTTCGACCGTGTCGCGGACGACCAGATCGCCATGTCGGTCGAAGGGCAGTGGCGAAGCTATTCGCTGACGCTCGCCTGGTCCGGCGCGGACGAGACCCTGCGCCTGATCTGCACCTACGACATGGAACCCCCGACCGACCGCATGGCCGAGGTTTACGAAATCCTCAACCTGGCCAACGATCTGGTCTGGTCGGGCGGCTTCACCTACTGGGCGCAGCAGAACCTGATGGTCTGGCGCTACGGCCTGTTGTTGAGCGGTGCGCAGATCGCCGCGCCCGAACAGATCGACCAGATGATTCAAGCCGCCGTCGCCGCGTGCGAACGCTTCTACCCGGCCTTTCAACTGGTCGCCTGGGCCGACCGGGCCCCGGACGAGGCCCTGAAGCTGGCCATCGCGCAGGCCTACGGGCGCGCCTGA